One region of Turicibacter bilis genomic DNA includes:
- a CDS encoding UDP-N-acetylmuramoyl-L-alanyl-D-glutamate--2,6-diaminopimelate ligase, with the protein MDIKLLFDVDFDLKVTGISTDNRLVQPGDLFVCIKGYTVDGHRFAKQAEVAGAVAIVCEQSIENIGIPQIIVADTKAELPRLAHLIFNKPTEKLNLFGLTGTNGKTTTAYILEHLLGGFEGHVGYIGTNGIRYGEVFIEPRNTTPEPLSLQQTFNNMVKAGVQNVAIEVSSHALELHRVDYCRFKVALFTNLTPEHLDFHPTMEEYFEAKYKLFTMLTPDGYGIVNLDDEYGIQLVNRLKAAQQRFYTYAIEKDADFRALDVRMTTSGTTFTLKSPVGQYEVKTPLLGTFNVHNALGAMASAYAAGMPMEQIVSLIAKLSPVDGRMEIINEGQDFTVIVDYAHTPDGVEKVLEFVNDIKQSSVKVVIGCPGDRDRTKRPVIAKLSVDYADDVIFTTDDPHSEDPVDILNEMTQGMEESHYEVIVDRIKAIEAAINKAQKNDIVLIAGRGHEKVQYWKSGNIELDDREVAKEILRKKLQIG; encoded by the coding sequence ATGGATATTAAGTTATTATTTGATGTAGATTTTGATTTGAAAGTGACGGGAATCTCAACTGATAACCGTCTTGTTCAACCAGGTGATTTATTTGTCTGTATTAAGGGGTATACAGTTGATGGTCATCGCTTTGCAAAACAGGCAGAAGTTGCGGGAGCAGTTGCTATTGTTTGTGAGCAATCGATTGAAAATATAGGGATTCCACAAATCATTGTGGCAGATACAAAAGCTGAGTTACCTCGTTTAGCCCATTTAATCTTTAATAAACCGACTGAAAAGTTAAATTTATTTGGGTTAACAGGAACAAATGGTAAAACCACGACGGCCTATATTTTAGAACATTTACTAGGTGGATTTGAGGGACATGTTGGTTACATTGGAACGAATGGAATTCGTTATGGTGAGGTATTTATAGAACCGAGAAATACCACTCCTGAACCATTAAGCTTACAACAAACGTTTAACAACATGGTTAAAGCCGGTGTTCAAAATGTAGCGATTGAAGTTTCATCACATGCATTAGAACTTCACCGCGTGGATTACTGTCGCTTTAAAGTTGCATTATTTACGAATTTAACACCCGAACACTTAGATTTCCACCCAACAATGGAAGAATATTTTGAAGCAAAATATAAATTATTTACAATGTTAACGCCGGATGGTTATGGAATTGTGAATCTTGATGACGAATATGGGATTCAACTAGTGAATCGACTTAAAGCGGCTCAGCAACGTTTCTATACGTATGCCATTGAAAAGGATGCTGACTTTAGAGCGTTAGATGTGAGGATGACAACATCTGGGACGACCTTTACTTTGAAATCACCAGTAGGTCAGTACGAAGTGAAAACACCATTACTTGGAACATTTAATGTGCATAATGCATTAGGTGCTATGGCTTCGGCTTATGCAGCGGGAATGCCAATGGAACAAATCGTCTCATTGATTGCAAAATTATCGCCTGTTGATGGTCGTATGGAGATTATTAATGAGGGACAGGATTTTACAGTTATTGTGGATTATGCTCATACACCTGATGGGGTAGAGAAGGTTTTAGAATTTGTGAATGATATTAAACAAAGTTCTGTTAAAGTCGTGATCGGTTGTCCAGGTGACCGTGATCGTACAAAACGTCCCGTGATTGCAAAATTATCTGTGGATTATGCGGATGATGTCATTTTTACAACGGATGACCCTCATTCAGAAGACCCAGTCGATATCTTAAATGAAATGACACAAGGAATGGAAGAAAGTCATTATGAAGTCATTGTTGATCGTATTAAAGCAATTGAAGCAGCGATTAATAAAGCTCAGAAAAATGATATTGTCTTAATTGCAGGTCGTGGTCATGAAAAGGTTCAATATTGGAAAAGTGGAAATATTGAATTAGATGATCGTGAAGTAGCAAAAGAAATTTTACGTAAAAAACTTCAAATTGGATAA
- a CDS encoding SpoIIIAH-like family protein, whose product MNKNSYVTAALFVVFVLLTVFYISIGDSNDSTTNKVGSTSTLPQANLEINPTDAQSGSELVSNQESGDDETETAGTSSEVSAIQVQRTEAAKAKSQLQADLTAIIASKDADAEEKSEAKDNLEKINKDAQHESILESMIKAKGYSDVLVRVNEETVQVHLQLSESQSEPTLEQTNEIIMMVKTEFTTDPDVLVQLTPIN is encoded by the coding sequence ATGAACAAAAATTCATATGTAACAGCCGCATTATTTGTAGTTTTCGTATTATTAACTGTATTTTATATTAGTATTGGAGATAGCAACGATTCAACAACAAATAAAGTGGGATCAACCTCAACTTTACCACAAGCAAATTTAGAGATTAATCCAACAGACGCTCAAAGTGGAAGTGAGTTAGTTTCAAACCAAGAGTCTGGAGATGATGAGACAGAGACAGCGGGAACATCATCTGAGGTTAGTGCCATTCAAGTGCAAAGAACTGAGGCAGCTAAAGCTAAAAGCCAATTACAAGCTGATTTAACAGCCATTATTGCAAGCAAAGATGCTGATGCTGAAGAAAAAAGTGAGGCAAAAGATAATTTAGAAAAAATTAATAAAGATGCACAACATGAAAGTATTCTTGAATCAATGATTAAAGCAAAAGGATATTCAGATGTTTTAGTTCGAGTGAACGAGGAGACTGTTCAAGTTCATTTACAATTATCTGAATCTCAATCAGAACCGACATTAGAACAAACAAATGAAATTATTATGATGGTAAAAACAGAATTTACAACTGATCCAGATGTTTTAGTTCAATTAACGCCAATTAATTAA
- a CDS encoding nicotinate phosphoribosyltransferase: MNLKSVNLTMLVDFYELTMAHGYFENGMEDQIAYFDMFFRRVPDEGGFAIMAGLEQLIEYLKHLEFTDEDIEYLRSKQLFSEGFLTYLKNFKFACDIYAIPEGTPIFPNEPILTVRGPIIQAQFIETMILLSINHQSLIATKSNRIVRAANGRPVLELGARRAQGADGAILGARAAYIGGCKGTACTISDRDFNVPALGTMAHSWVQTFDSEYEAFKKYAELYPENCTLLVDTYNTLKSGVPNAIKVFKEILIPKGYKPGAIRIDSGDAAYLSKKARKLLDEAGLHETKIVISNSLDEYIIKDLLIQNAPIDSFGVGERLITSKTEPVFGGVYKIVAVEKEGQMIPKIKISNNIEKITNPGSKQVYRLYDRDTQKAIADVITLAHEKIDDTKPYTIFDPEHTWKRKEITNFIARPLLAPIFLNGELVYTSPTLEEIVTYSKEQIDMLWEEVLRFEKPHRYYVDLSEELWTLKTELLEKYSK; this comes from the coding sequence ATGAACTTAAAATCAGTAAATTTAACGATGCTCGTAGACTTTTACGAATTAACAATGGCCCACGGCTATTTTGAAAATGGAATGGAAGATCAAATCGCTTATTTTGATATGTTCTTCCGTCGCGTTCCAGATGAAGGTGGATTTGCGATTATGGCCGGTCTTGAGCAGTTAATTGAATATTTAAAACACTTAGAATTTACAGATGAGGACATTGAATATCTTCGCAGCAAACAATTATTCTCTGAAGGATTCTTAACCTACTTAAAAAATTTCAAGTTCGCTTGCGATATTTATGCCATTCCTGAAGGAACACCTATTTTTCCGAATGAGCCTATTTTAACGGTTCGTGGTCCAATTATCCAAGCACAATTCATCGAAACGATGATTTTATTAAGTATTAATCACCAATCTTTAATTGCTACCAAATCAAATCGTATCGTCCGTGCAGCTAATGGTCGTCCTGTATTAGAACTTGGGGCGCGTCGAGCACAAGGGGCAGACGGTGCTATTTTAGGGGCTCGTGCCGCTTATATTGGCGGATGTAAAGGAACAGCTTGTACAATCTCTGATCGTGACTTTAATGTCCCTGCTCTTGGAACGATGGCTCACAGTTGGGTCCAAACGTTTGATTCAGAATATGAGGCGTTCAAAAAATATGCGGAACTTTACCCAGAAAACTGTACCTTATTAGTCGACACCTACAATACATTAAAATCAGGGGTTCCAAATGCGATTAAAGTATTTAAAGAAATCTTAATTCCAAAAGGATATAAACCAGGAGCCATTCGTATCGATAGTGGAGATGCGGCTTATTTATCAAAAAAAGCCCGTAAGTTATTAGATGAAGCGGGATTACATGAAACAAAGATTGTGATTTCAAACTCATTGGATGAGTATATTATCAAAGATTTACTCATTCAAAATGCACCGATTGATTCATTTGGAGTTGGAGAGCGTCTGATTACCTCAAAAACAGAACCTGTATTCGGTGGCGTTTATAAAATTGTAGCCGTTGAAAAAGAAGGACAAATGATTCCAAAAATCAAAATTAGTAACAATATCGAAAAAATTACAAATCCAGGTTCAAAACAAGTGTATCGTCTATATGATCGTGATACACAGAAAGCCATTGCTGATGTCATCACCCTAGCCCATGAAAAAATTGATGATACAAAACCATATACCATTTTTGACCCAGAACATACATGGAAACGTAAAGAAATCACAAACTTCATTGCTCGTCCATTATTAGCGCCAATCTTCTTAAATGGAGAGCTTGTTTATACTTCTCCTACTTTAGAAGAGATTGTGACTTATTCTAAAGAACAGATTGATATGTTATGGGAAGAAGTCTTACGCTTTGAAAAACCTCATCGCTACTATGTCGACTTATCAGAAGAATTATGGACATTAAAAACGGAACTTCTAGAAAAATATTCTAAATAA
- a CDS encoding lipid II:glycine glycyltransferase FemX, producing the protein MKFVTNLSAERFNTFAASHQKNHFLQSYEWGVFKSKSPDWSFDTVGLEDKDGNLVAGALVLIRFLPIIKRPFLYIPRGYIIDFNDAQLLQTFTEAMRQYAKSKKAIFIKIDPDIKYVDRTVDGEKVEGAAPNNELLQTLTNLGYRHLGFTQDFDSSIQPRYTFRLDLTPSEKDLLQGCHSKTRYNIKVAQKKGIEIVEGNREDLKTFEAIMRVTGERDGFLTRPLSYFEDMYDTLAPNEMCKLYLAKLNTKQALANIEEELAQTEQSISNLQAQLQNKELNEKKRQKLQNKLEPEANKLKNLTQQKEELQKLYEEHPTGITMSGIIATYFGNKSWYLYGASDNVYREFMPNYYIQWQAFTEAKKAGYEIYDFFGISGKTDESDPLYGLYRFKKGFGGDFTEFIGEFDYVIDPIGYFAWTKLLPQFKKFKKKLRQKKH; encoded by the coding sequence ATGAAATTTGTGACCAATTTATCAGCAGAACGTTTTAATACTTTCGCTGCCAGCCATCAAAAAAATCACTTTTTACAAAGCTACGAATGGGGAGTCTTCAAATCAAAATCACCTGACTGGTCATTCGATACCGTCGGATTAGAAGATAAAGATGGAAACTTAGTTGCAGGAGCGCTCGTTCTGATTCGCTTCCTTCCGATTATCAAACGTCCTTTCTTATATATCCCACGCGGATATATTATTGACTTTAATGATGCTCAACTACTCCAAACATTCACAGAAGCGATGCGTCAATATGCCAAATCTAAAAAAGCGATCTTTATCAAAATTGATCCAGATATTAAATATGTTGATCGTACAGTTGATGGGGAGAAAGTTGAAGGTGCTGCCCCAAATAATGAACTTCTTCAAACTTTAACGAACTTAGGCTATCGTCACCTTGGATTCACTCAAGACTTTGATTCTAGCATTCAACCTCGTTATACATTCCGTTTAGATTTAACCCCTTCAGAAAAAGACTTATTACAAGGATGCCATTCTAAAACACGCTATAACATTAAGGTCGCTCAGAAAAAAGGAATTGAAATTGTTGAAGGAAATCGTGAAGATTTAAAAACATTTGAAGCGATTATGCGTGTCACTGGTGAACGCGATGGATTCTTAACACGCCCTCTCTCTTATTTTGAAGATATGTATGACACTTTGGCACCAAATGAAATGTGTAAACTTTACTTAGCTAAATTAAATACAAAACAGGCCTTAGCAAATATCGAAGAAGAATTAGCGCAAACCGAACAATCAATTTCTAATTTACAAGCTCAACTTCAAAATAAAGAGTTAAATGAGAAAAAGCGCCAAAAACTTCAAAACAAATTAGAACCTGAGGCAAATAAATTAAAAAACTTAACGCAACAAAAAGAAGAGCTTCAAAAATTATACGAAGAGCATCCTACTGGTATCACAATGTCAGGAATTATCGCGACTTACTTTGGTAACAAGTCATGGTACTTATACGGAGCAAGTGATAATGTGTATCGTGAATTCATGCCTAACTATTATATTCAGTGGCAAGCCTTCACGGAAGCTAAAAAAGCTGGCTATGAAATCTATGACTTCTTTGGAATCAGTGGAAAAACGGACGAGTCTGACCCACTATACGGTCTATATCGTTTTAAAAAGGGATTTGGCGGAGACTTTACTGAATTCATTGGGGAATTTGATTACGTGATCGATCCAATCGGTTATTTCGCTTGGACCAAACTACTCCCACAATTTAAAAAATTCAAGAAAAAATTACGTCAGAAAAAGCATTAA
- the rpsU gene encoding 30S ribosomal protein S21 — protein sequence MAKTVVRKNESLDDALRRFKREVSKVGTLTEARKREYYVKPSIKRKQKSEAARKTASKRNKY from the coding sequence GTGGCTAAAACTGTAGTTCGAAAAAACGAATCATTAGATGATGCATTACGTCGTTTTAAGAGAGAAGTATCTAAAGTAGGTACCCTTACTGAAGCTCGTAAACGTGAATATTACGTTAAACCGAGTATCAAACGTAAACAAAAATCTGAAGCAGCTCGTAAAACAGCTAGCAAACGTAACAAATACTAA
- a CDS encoding rhodanese-like domain-containing protein — protein MDWRLLIIAIILGIILGLFIMMRRESKKAVVNLSEKEFVENMRKGQLVDLRKKEEFDQGHINGARNIPFVMLTRNPGKLRRDLPIYLYCEKGKVCKRAALVLYGKGYENIYQLEGGLTNWTGPLKKTVKK, from the coding sequence ATGGATTGGAGATTATTAATCATTGCCATTATTTTAGGGATCATTTTAGGACTATTTATTATGATGCGCCGTGAATCAAAAAAGGCTGTCGTGAATTTATCAGAAAAAGAATTCGTTGAGAATATGCGTAAAGGACAATTAGTAGACCTCCGCAAAAAAGAGGAATTTGATCAAGGACATATCAACGGGGCTCGTAACATTCCATTTGTAATGTTAACACGTAACCCAGGTAAATTACGTCGTGACTTACCAATCTACTTATATTGTGAAAAAGGTAAGGTATGTAAACGTGCGGCATTAGTTCTTTACGGAAAAGGATATGAAAACATCTATCAACTTGAAGGTGGATTAACAAATTGGACTGGACCGTTAAAGAAAACAGTTAAAAAATAA
- a CDS encoding SpoIIIAC/SpoIIIAD family protein, with product MPIVDITGLLRFAGVAFILGFIALFFKKFDVGKEISELVMLAGYVYMLVFIVQLIEVLMTSLRTIFML from the coding sequence ATGCCGATAGTTGATATAACGGGATTACTAAGGTTTGCGGGAGTTGCGTTTATCCTTGGATTTATTGCATTGTTTTTTAAAAAGTTTGATGTTGGAAAGGAAATAAGTGAGTTAGTCATGCTAGCAGGGTATGTTTATATGTTAGTCTTTATTGTCCAACTGATTGAAGTTTTAATGACGAGTTTACGAACGATTTTTATGCTATAA
- a CDS encoding stage III sporulation protein AE: MDGASVDLSSFENIWAEIYSQYDWLINADYLDKSNLLNVEKFDIVGFFQSLGDYAMHELSTGFSQFKSILIFLLIIALFQNIQSSFSTKYEKITNTVLKLVLMVQLFQLFIFYHDYVLDILTRYMNIVVAIFPILLSLITITGALWNQALFKPAVVFLINASYFFINAISMPLTVIGTIFGFINQINIEDLYGRLIEFINKIAVWTLGGYFAFFLTLMSIQNMTLSFADGLFFRTTQNLMNHIPVIGTRFTDTVVSVVSTLSILRNSVGLLSVITLVIIVAFPVIKVGVSLILFRLLGAVIQPIISKDYIKILDVFNTGMMNLLVIMIIIGVMFIFTFFIILYSSNMMLLTN, encoded by the coding sequence ATGGATGGAGCAAGTGTGGATCTATCATCTTTTGAAAATATTTGGGCTGAGATTTACAGCCAATATGATTGGCTCATCAATGCCGACTACTTAGATAAATCTAATCTGTTAAATGTTGAGAAGTTTGATATTGTTGGATTTTTTCAATCACTCGGTGATTATGCGATGCATGAATTATCCACGGGTTTTTCTCAATTTAAAAGTATTTTAATTTTTTTGTTGATTATCGCATTGTTTCAAAATATTCAATCCTCGTTTTCAACGAAATATGAGAAAATCACAAATACCGTCTTAAAACTAGTTTTGATGGTTCAGCTCTTTCAGTTATTTATTTTTTATCATGATTATGTATTAGATATTTTAACGAGGTATATGAATATCGTCGTCGCGATTTTTCCAATTTTATTATCGTTGATTACGATTACAGGTGCTCTTTGGAATCAGGCATTATTTAAACCTGCGGTTGTCTTTTTGATTAATGCTTCTTATTTCTTTATTAACGCGATTAGTATGCCTTTAACAGTCATTGGGACGATTTTTGGATTTATTAATCAGATTAATATTGAAGACTTGTACGGTCGTTTAATTGAGTTTATTAATAAAATTGCAGTTTGGACGTTAGGTGGCTATTTTGCCTTTTTTTTAACATTAATGTCCATTCAAAACATGACACTTAGCTTTGCGGATGGATTGTTTTTTCGAACGACACAAAACTTAATGAATCATATCCCTGTCATCGGAACGCGTTTTACAGATACGGTTGTCTCAGTTGTTTCGACGTTATCCATTTTAAGAAATAGTGTTGGGCTACTTAGTGTGATTACTTTAGTCATCATTGTGGCATTCCCAGTGATAAAGGTGGGTGTTAGCCTAATTTTATTTCGTTTATTAGGAGCGGTGATTCAACCCATTATTAGTAAAGATTATATTAAAATTTTAGATGTCTTTAATACAGGGATGATGAATTTGCTCGTCATTATGATTATTATTGGCGTCATGTTTATCTTTACATTCTTCATTATTCTATATAGTTCAAATATGATGCTACTAACTAACTAA
- a CDS encoding stage III sporulation protein AF, translated as MGKDMLYEYAKQIIAMFFLIAIVNLLVIPASYKKIITFYLHFFIIVIILKPVISIMNNEVSSFIDSISFINEEEFDQSIQYYQGLVEIDLSKVTMAEIETLVRQAEGGCQVQIVGFDFSEVLTLEMVETEEEAKTCVLNKLGLNREDVVFKRGGR; from the coding sequence ATGGGAAAAGATATGCTATATGAATACGCAAAGCAAATAATCGCTATGTTTTTTTTGATAGCTATTGTCAATTTATTGGTTATTCCGGCTTCCTATAAGAAAATAATTACATTTTATCTTCACTTTTTTATCATAGTTATCATTTTAAAGCCGGTGATTAGTATAATGAATAATGAAGTTAGTTCATTCATTGATTCGATTTCATTTATCAATGAAGAGGAATTTGATCAATCCATTCAGTATTACCAAGGGCTAGTTGAAATTGATTTATCGAAAGTAACGATGGCTGAGATTGAGACATTAGTTCGTCAAGCTGAAGGTGGATGCCAAGTTCAAATCGTGGGATTTGATTTCAGTGAAGTGCTAACGCTAGAAATGGTTGAGACTGAGGAGGAGGCAAAAACGTGCGTACTCAATAAATTAGGTCTTAATCGGGAGGATGTCGTTTTTAAGAGGGGAGGTCGATGA
- a CDS encoding GatB/YqeY domain-containing protein, whose amino-acid sequence MALLDQLNADMKEAMKAKQKDRLSVIRMLKASLQNESIHLGVAELNEEQELTVLSREVKQRRDSLKEFRDADREDLAEKIEQELVYLNAYLPAQLTEEEIKQLISETAKMINAINPSDMGKLMGAIVPKTKGRADGALVSTLVKAYLNQN is encoded by the coding sequence GTGGCATTACTCGATCAATTAAATGCTGATATGAAAGAGGCAATGAAAGCGAAACAAAAGGATCGCTTATCTGTCATTCGTATGTTAAAAGCATCTTTACAAAATGAATCAATTCATTTAGGTGTAGCAGAGTTAAATGAAGAACAGGAATTAACTGTTCTGTCACGTGAAGTTAAACAACGTCGAGATTCTTTAAAAGAATTTAGAGATGCTGATCGTGAAGATTTAGCAGAAAAAATCGAGCAAGAGTTAGTGTACTTAAATGCTTATTTACCAGCACAACTTACTGAGGAAGAGATTAAACAACTTATATCTGAAACAGCTAAAATGATTAACGCAATCAATCCATCTGACATGGGTAAGTTGATGGGTGCAATCGTTCCTAAAACAAAGGGACGTGCAGACGGTGCCCTAGTAAGTACATTAGTGAAAGCTTACTTAAACCAAAACTAA
- the efp gene encoding elongation factor P, whose translation MISTNDFKTGMTIDYEGNLFQVIEFQHVKPGKGQAFVRSKLRNLRTGAVIDNTFNAGEKVKRAHIEKSTMQFLYSMGEEYVFMNNETYEQLEIPVAQLDYEKNFLVEGMEVKINTFNSEILGVEVPEKVTLEVVECEPGVKGNTASNATKSATVSTGYSLQVPLFVEVGDKLIINTNDGRYVSRG comes from the coding sequence ATGATTTCTACAAATGATTTTAAAACAGGAATGACAATCGATTACGAAGGAAACTTATTCCAAGTTATCGAATTCCAACACGTTAAACCAGGTAAAGGGCAAGCGTTCGTACGTTCTAAATTACGTAACTTACGTACTGGAGCTGTTATTGATAATACATTCAATGCAGGTGAAAAAGTTAAACGTGCTCACATTGAAAAATCAACAATGCAATTCTTATACTCAATGGGTGAAGAATATGTATTCATGAACAATGAAACATATGAGCAATTAGAAATCCCAGTTGCACAATTAGATTATGAGAAAAACTTCTTAGTTGAAGGTATGGAAGTTAAAATCAATACATTCAACAGCGAAATTTTAGGGGTTGAAGTACCTGAAAAAGTAACTTTAGAAGTTGTTGAATGTGAACCAGGTGTGAAAGGAAACACAGCTTCAAATGCAACTAAGAGTGCAACAGTTTCAACTGGATACTCTTTACAAGTTCCATTATTCGTTGAAGTTGGAGATAAATTAATCATCAACACTAACGATGGACGTTATGTTTCTCGTGGGTAA
- a CDS encoding stage III sporulation protein AD, whose amino-acid sequence MMALQLLSSMIGEITNVFLNFNVEQQYVTIIIRLIGIVYYAEFVSFLLTEASLGNVGKMFEYIVKLYLIGYSLPMIITLFELILSVV is encoded by the coding sequence ATGATGGCCTTACAACTCTTATCAAGTATGATTGGAGAAATTACTAACGTCTTTTTGAATTTTAATGTAGAGCAGCAGTATGTGACCATTATTATTCGATTAATTGGGATTGTGTATTATGCAGAATTCGTTAGCTTTTTGTTAACGGAAGCAAGTTTAGGAAATGTCGGAAAGATGTTTGAGTACATCGTTAAGTTATATTTAATTGGATATAGTTTACCTATGATTATTACACTGTTTGAACTTATCTTATCAGTCGTCTAA
- the mtaB gene encoding tRNA (N(6)-L-threonylcarbamoyladenosine(37)-C(2))-methylthiotransferase MtaB, with protein sequence MPTVAFHTLGCKVNHYETEAVWELFKNEGYEKVDFKEVADVYIINTCTVTNTGDKKSRQVIRRAIRRNPEAVMCVMGCYAQTKPKEIMDIDGVDIVIGTHGRDQIPALVQKYREERQPISQIQNVFKVDGFETLNVTQFSDRTRATLKIQDGCNNFCTYCIIPWARGTVRSQKPEVVIEQVKQLVEHGHCEVVLTGIHTAAYGEDLEDYSFGKLLQDLIEIEGLKRIRISSIEASEVTDDVIAAMKKSDKIVNHLHMPIQAGSDTILKGMKRPYTLAEFEQKVTELRELFDNLAITTDVIVGFPGETEELFNETLETIKRIGFSELHVFPYSVRNGTPAARMENQVPELIKSMRVNQLLALSEQLAKEYASSCEGKVLQVIPEEVSHTNEGYLVGHASNYVKVEFKGTPDLIGEVVPVKVVKADYPICQGEMVK encoded by the coding sequence ATGCCAACTGTAGCATTTCATACCCTGGGATGTAAGGTAAATCATTACGAAACAGAAGCGGTATGGGAATTATTTAAAAACGAAGGTTATGAGAAAGTAGACTTTAAAGAAGTAGCAGATGTATATATCATTAATACATGTACAGTGACAAATACGGGAGATAAAAAGAGTCGTCAAGTGATTCGACGTGCGATTCGTCGTAATCCAGAAGCCGTGATGTGTGTGATGGGATGTTATGCGCAAACGAAACCAAAAGAGATTATGGATATTGATGGGGTGGATATTGTCATCGGGACACATGGTCGTGATCAAATTCCAGCCTTAGTACAAAAATATCGTGAAGAGCGTCAACCTATTTCACAAATTCAAAATGTCTTTAAAGTGGATGGATTTGAGACTTTAAATGTCACACAATTCTCAGACCGTACACGTGCCACATTAAAAATCCAAGATGGATGTAATAATTTCTGTACATACTGTATCATTCCATGGGCACGTGGAACTGTTCGTTCACAAAAACCAGAAGTCGTGATAGAACAAGTTAAACAATTAGTTGAACATGGACATTGTGAAGTAGTTTTAACAGGGATTCACACAGCTGCCTATGGAGAAGATTTAGAAGATTATAGCTTCGGTAAGTTATTACAAGACTTAATTGAGATTGAAGGATTAAAACGTATCCGTATTTCATCGATTGAGGCATCAGAAGTAACAGATGATGTCATTGCAGCGATGAAGAAATCGGATAAAATTGTAAATCATTTACATATGCCAATTCAAGCGGGTTCAGATACGATTTTAAAAGGGATGAAACGTCCATATACGTTAGCTGAGTTTGAACAAAAAGTGACTGAATTACGTGAGTTATTTGATAACTTAGCGATTACAACAGACGTGATCGTTGGATTCCCTGGTGAAACAGAAGAATTATTTAATGAAACATTAGAAACAATTAAACGTATTGGATTCTCTGAGTTACACGTCTTCCCTTATTCAGTTCGTAATGGAACACCAGCTGCACGTATGGAAAACCAAGTGCCTGAACTTATTAAGTCAATGCGTGTGAATCAATTATTAGCATTAAGTGAGCAATTAGCTAAAGAGTATGCAAGTTCATGTGAAGGGAAAGTGTTACAAGTCATTCCGGAAGAAGTCTCTCATACAAATGAAGGGTACTTAGTTGGGCATGCTAGTAACTATGTGAAAGTTGAGTTTAAAGGGACACCTGATCTCATTGGAGAGGTTGTACCAGTTAAAGTTGTGAAAGCAGATTATCCAATCTGTCAAGGGGAAATGGTTAAGTAA
- the rpsT gene encoding 30S ribosomal protein S20, whose protein sequence is MPNIKSQVKRVKTNEKRRQFNASYKASMRTAIKNVEVAIENKNVEAAKEAYNTANKKLDKAVAKGICHKNFAARQKSRLSKKINGLG, encoded by the coding sequence ATGCCAAATATTAAATCACAAGTTAAACGTGTGAAAACAAACGAAAAACGTCGTCAATTCAATGCTTCTTACAAAGCATCTATGCGTACAGCTATCAAAAACGTTGAAGTTGCTATCGAAAACAAAAACGTTGAAGCTGCAAAAGAAGCTTACAATACAGCTAACAAAAAATTAGACAAAGCTGTTGCAAAAGGAATTTGCCACAAAAACTTCGCAGCTCGTCAAAAATCACGTTTAAGCAAAAAAATCAACGGTTTAGGATAA